One Gemella haemolysans ATCC 10379 DNA segment encodes these proteins:
- the purN gene encoding phosphoribosylglycinamide formyltransferase, with protein sequence MKKVAIFASGTGSNFEKIADDERLKDKISIELLVCDRKDAAVIRKAHDRNIKVFIFSAKDFESKEAYESVIFEKVKDLEYIFLAGYMRIISPYFLDRYKKTILNLHPSLLPKFKGKDAIEQAFNAGEKEIGISIHYVNEELDGGKVIAQRSFKVSDEDTIETVTEKVHKLEHKLYPEVILKLVEEAL encoded by the coding sequence ATGAAGAAAGTAGCAATATTTGCATCAGGAACAGGAAGTAATTTCGAAAAAATAGCAGATGATGAAAGATTAAAAGATAAAATATCAATTGAGCTATTAGTGTGCGACAGAAAAGATGCAGCAGTTATTAGAAAAGCACATGATAGAAATATTAAGGTATTTATATTCTCTGCAAAAGATTTTGAATCAAAAGAAGCATATGAAAGTGTAATTTTTGAGAAAGTTAAAGATTTAGAATATATATTTTTAGCAGGATATATGAGAATTATTTCACCGTATTTCTTAGATAGATATAAAAAGACAATTCTAAATTTACATCCATCATTATTACCAAAATTTAAAGGTAAAGATGCTATTGAACAAGCGTTTAATGCAGGCGAGAAAGAAATAGGAATTAGTATCCATTATGTAAATGAAGAACTTGATGGTGGAAAAGTAATTGCTCAAAGATCATTTAAAGTTTCAGATGAAGATACTATAGAGACTGTTACTGAAAAAGTACATAAACTAGAACATAAATTATATCCAGAAGTAATATTGAAGTTAGTTGAGGAGGCACTATGA
- the purM gene encoding phosphoribosylformylglycinamidine cyclo-ligase → MSKKYEESGVSLQAGYESVERIKKHVARTKNLGMMSAIGGFGGAFDLSSYNFKNPVLVSGTDGVGTKLKLAFELDIHNTIGIDVVAMCANDILAQGAIPLFFLDYLAVGKNYPEQVEAIVEGVAEGCVQAGCAIVGGETAEMAGFYEDGEYDIAGFCVGAQEKELLLSTENTKSGQIVIGLPSSGVHSNGFSLVRKILKDNNIGLNEEFNGTTVGKTLLTPTKIYVKEVLKVLEEVKVAGIAHITGGGFHENLPRALKDGLGMKIDKSSYEVPEIFKYLQEKGKIDEEEMYHIFNMGVGMVLIVNKEDVDKTLSLIDNAFVLGEVTEESGIEIV, encoded by the coding sequence ATGAGTAAAAAGTATGAAGAAAGTGGTGTAAGTCTACAAGCAGGTTATGAGAGTGTAGAACGTATTAAAAAACACGTAGCTCGTACTAAAAATCTTGGTATGATGTCAGCTATTGGTGGTTTTGGGGGAGCGTTCGACCTTAGTAGTTATAACTTTAAAAATCCTGTATTAGTTAGTGGTACTGACGGTGTAGGTACAAAATTAAAACTTGCATTTGAATTAGATATTCATAATACTATCGGTATCGATGTAGTAGCGATGTGTGCTAATGATATACTTGCTCAAGGTGCGATTCCATTATTTTTCCTAGATTATCTAGCAGTAGGTAAAAACTACCCTGAACAAGTAGAAGCAATAGTTGAAGGTGTTGCTGAAGGTTGTGTTCAAGCAGGATGTGCTATAGTAGGTGGTGAGACTGCTGAGATGGCAGGATTTTATGAAGACGGAGAATACGATATCGCAGGATTCTGTGTAGGAGCTCAGGAGAAGGAGTTATTACTAAGTACAGAAAACACAAAATCAGGTCAAATAGTAATTGGACTTCCATCAAGTGGAGTACATTCTAATGGCTTCTCATTAGTAAGAAAAATTTTAAAAGATAATAACATTGGTTTAAACGAAGAATTTAACGGAACTACAGTAGGAAAAACTTTATTAACACCTACTAAAATCTATGTAAAAGAAGTACTTAAAGTATTGGAAGAGGTTAAAGTAGCAGGAATAGCACATATTACCGGAGGAGGTTTCCATGAGAATTTACCTCGTGCTCTAAAAGATGGACTAGGTATGAAGATTGATAAAAGCTCATATGAAGTACCTGAGATATTTAAGTACCTACAAGAAAAAGGTAAAATCGATGAAGAAGAAATGTATCATATCTTTAATATGGGTGTAGGTATGGTATTAATAGTAAACAAGGAAGACGTAGATAAAACTTTATCATTAATTGATAATGCATTTGTCCTTGGAGAAGTAACAGAGGAAAGTGGAATAGAAATAGTATGA